One Purpureocillium takamizusanense chromosome 1, complete sequence genomic window carries:
- a CDS encoding uncharacterized protein (BUSCO:EOG09260KIY~COG:S~EggNog:ENOG503NUDS): MDAGSVLRNRHLQSPATPPSDNDISRNPSRDGDGSTNTLTGDSSTSNQQALRDNCNRRRPQDEDHVRLKKMPSELLTKTVSPFLKEHIPGIYAPIGKGKSNDTTDLTPARKDPNTRFCYRHRPDSKCRRAADETKMGFIQSELNSLPVADQEAITHVWSLFSAAPAKHRELMLQGIITQCCFPQLSTVSREVHEQLKIDFLAALPAELSYKILCHLDTVSLCKAAQVSRRWRNLADDDVVWHRMCEQHIDRKCTKCGWGLPLLEKKKLRAWSRHQSAHHRHDQAQSQQNDPDRDHDDDAAVSDSNKRSLSVSDDGPSKRPRLDGASHSRSQLEVERKFRPWKDVYRDRYKVGYNWKTGRCAIKTFKGHENGVTCLQFDDAILATGSYDTTIKIWNIQTGEVIRTLRGHTSAIRTLQFDDSKLISGSIDKTIKIWNWQTGECISTLQCHTEGVLSVHYDGCTLASGSIDKTVKIFSFDTKQTCCLRGHTDWVNHVRIDSMSRTVFSASDDMTVKLWDLDSKQCVKTFKGHVGQVQQVLLMPPDFEPDGYPSEDLTDALSMHSSRSNTPTPTTAEPPADVRASFGSGFASDPSRPLPPKYMLTGGLDNTVRLWDIETGKCIRSMFGHVEGIWGLVGDTLRVVTGANDSMTKIWEPRSGKCERSFTGHAGPVTCVGLSDSRMASGSEDGEVRLYSFEGEVTEERGTPS, encoded by the exons atggacgcAGGCTCCGTCTTGCGAAACCGACATCTGCAGTCGCCGGCTACGCCGCCATCAGATAATGACATCTCTCGCAACCcgtcgcgcgacggcgacggttcCACCAACACCTTGACTGGAgactcgtcgacgagcaacCAACAGGCCCTCCGCGATAACTGTaatcgacgacggccccaGGACGAGGACCACGTCCGCCTCAAGAAGATGCCTTCCGAACTGCTCACCAAGACGGTGAGCCCCTTTCTCAAGGAGCACATCCCCGGCATCTACGCCCCtatcggcaagggcaagagcAACGACACGACCGACCTCACTCCTGCCCGCAAGGACCCAAACACGAGGTTTTGCTACCGTCATCGCCCCGACTCAAAATgtcgccgagccgccgacgagaccaAGATGGGCTTCATCCAGAGT GAACTCAACAGCCTCCCCGTCGCAGACCAAGAAGCCATCACCCATGTCTGGTCtctcttctccgccgcgcccgccaagCACCGCGAGTTGATGCTTCAGGGAATCATCACACAATGCTGCTTCCCTCAACTCTCGACCGTGTCGCGCGAGGTCCACGAGCAGCTCAAGATCGATTTccttgccgccctccccgccgagcTCTCCTACAAGATCCTTTGCCACCTAGATACCGTCTCGCTTTGCAAGGCTGCGCAGGTcagccggcggtggcgaaacctggccgacgatgatgtcgtctGGCACAGGATGTGCGAGCAGCACATTGACAGAAAATGCACCAAATGTGGTTGGGGCTTGCCACTtctcgagaagaagaagctgcgGGCATGGAGTCGTCACCAGTCTGCCCACCACCGACATGATCAGGCTCAAAGCCAACAAAACGACCCCGaccgcgaccacgacgatgatgccgctgtGAGCGATTCTAACAAGCGGTCCCTGTCCGTCAGCGACGATGGGCCTTCTAAACGCCCTCGACTCGATGGCGCGTCCCATTCGCGATCAcagctcgaggtcgagcgcaAATTCCGCCCGTGGAAGGATGTGTACCGCGATCGATACAAGGTCGGTTACAACTGGAAGACTGGTCGGTGCGCTATCAAGACCTTCAAGGGCCACGAGAACGGGGTCACTTGTCTGCAGTTTGACGACGCGATTCTCGCCACGGGTTCGTACGACACGACGATCAAGATCTGGAACATCCAGACGGGCGAGGTGATTCGAACGTTGCGCGGCCACACGTCGGCCATCCGGACGCTGCAATTCGACGACTCAAAACTCATCAGCGGTAGCATCGACAAGACCATCAAGATTTGGAACTGGCAAACGGGTGAGTGCATCAGCACATTACAGTGCCACACGGAAGGCGTCTTGTCGGTGCATTATGACGGGTGCACTCTGGCGTCTGGTTCTATCGACAAGACTGTCAAGATCTTCAGCTTCGACACCAAGCAGACGTGCTGCTTACGTGGCCACACGGACTGGGTCAACCACGTGCGCATCGACTCGATGTCACGGACCGTCTTCTCGGCGTCAGACGACATGACGGTCAAGCTATGGGACCTGGACTCGAAGCAGTGTGTCAAGACGTTCAAGGGTCACGTTGGTCAGGTGCAACAGGTGCTGCTGATGCCACCGGACTTTGAGCCGGATGGCTACCCCAGCGAGGACTTGACGGATGCTCTCTCCATgcacagcagccgcagcaacaCGCCCACGCCTACGACGGCTgagccgccggccgacgtGCGTGCCTCGTTCGGGTCGGGCTTCGCGTCGGACCCGTCGAGGCCCCTGCCTCCCAAGTACATGCTCACGGGCGGGCTCGACAACACGGTGCGCCTGTGGGACATTGAGACGGGCAAGTGCATCCGCAGCATGTTTGGCCACGTCGAGGGCATATGgggccttgtcggcgacaCACTTCGCGTCGTGACGGGCGCCAACGACTCGATGACCAAGATCTGGGAGCCGCGGTCCGGCAAGTGCGAGCGCAGCTTCACGGGCCACGCGGGGCCGGTGACGTGCGTCGGGCTCAGCGACAGTCGGATGGCGAGCGGCAGTGAGGACGGAGAAGTGCGACTATATAGCTTCGAAGGTGAGGTTACAGAGGAGAGGGGGACACCATCGTGA
- a CDS encoding uncharacterized protein (EggNog:ENOG503PDZK~COG:S): MQVVATAAISDARPTGFCVRTTIHMIPSMAQEPNSTTSGTTIRRARSDDVPGIEHMVTAAYTKYIARIGKPPAPMLADYTQLLLTHDVFVLMADYDRTVVGSIVLDASEGRDSVQINNLVVDPAAQGRGYGKTLMRCAEDFARASNRTALELFTNVKMHENFALYAKMGFDEVDRRTEDGYERAYFRKGLLA, translated from the coding sequence ATGCAAGTGGTTGCAACTGCCGCCATCTCCGACGCCCGACCGACCGGATTCTGTGTCCGCACCACAATCCATATGATACCCAGTATGGCGCAGGAACCCAACTCAACCACTTCCGGAACGACGATACGCAGAGCCCGTAGCGACGACGTGCCCGGCATTGAGCACATGGTCACTGCCGCGTACACAAAATACATTGCCCGCATCGGCAAGCCACCGGCGCCCATGCTCGCCGACTACACCCAGCTCCTACTCACGCACGATGTCTTCGTCCTCATGGCCGACTACGACAGGACGGTGGTCGGCTCGATCGTCCTGGATGCGAGCGAGGGCCGGGACTCGGTCCAGATCAACAACCTGGTCGTCGATCCCGCCGCACAAGGGAGAGGATACGGCAAGACGCTGATGCGCTGCGCCGAGGATttcgcgcgggcgagcaaCCGCACGGCGCTGGAGCTGTTTACGAATGTCAAGATGCACGAGAACTTTGCGCTGTACGCCAAGATGGGATTCGATGAAGTGGATAGAAGGACAGAGGATGGGTATGAGCGCGCGTACTTTCGCAAGGGGCTGCTGGCATAG
- a CDS encoding uncharacterized protein (EggNog:ENOG503P6WK), which translates to MYKYPACQLIESDFLFSSIIRISLSWCKRPAISSEHTAKSLQRSPDTMSSESNEYVSRQGDKSEIPVQADDSKVEDPIDETTANSDAQLERDDAEAIDKSNIIKDRTRHAEPQAGYREPGDNEGIPTDD; encoded by the exons ATGTATAAGTATCCAGCATGTCAACTCATTGAATCCGACTTTTTGTTTTCGAGCATCATTCGCATCAGTTTATCTTGGTGTAAACGACCTGCTATTAGTTCTGAACACACAGCAAAGAGCTTGCAACGCAGTCCCGACACAATGTCTTCCGAGTCCAACGAGTACGTTTCGCGTCAGGGCGACAAGTCTGAAATCCCCGTGCAAGCCGACGACTCCAAGGTCGAAGATCCCATTGATGAAACCACGGCCAACTCCGATGCACAGCTCG AACGTGATGACGCTGAAGCCATCGACAAGAGTAACATAATCAAGGATCGCACTCGCCATGCCGAGCCTCAGGCAGGATATCGCGAGCCAGGAGATAATGAGGGCATTCCCACTGATGACTAG
- a CDS encoding uncharacterized protein (TransMembrane:1 (i86-108o)~EggNog:ENOG503PQD5), which yields MDIRGPPVRYPSAPSVSISTSDVVLLRSPPSPVSAGSDSTTLRNPSDCDPPSPRQPPAYGAEGAPPQYQEELVSGAKSKAKRRKTLLVRLLTSIFITVLVSLIVAAVVGRIHDRQNNNDDAAQNTSSTATQSVARFTMSSDPTTLPESAMPLSTTAAATAAPTTFSTVTTTRSVAAPNPTLPPLTTVDCASLARLSGATPVTSIQQTPTARDRKIQVTEAAQPSDDGSEMTGVSIYEYGGCLWAKASYKFGVGDSLAYRCTVACPPEKRDGQGASGVEF from the exons ATGGACATCCGAGGCCCTCCCGTACGATACCCATCTGCACCCAGCGTGAGCATCTCGACGAGCGACGTTGTTCTGCTCCGAAGCCCCCCGTCACCAGTGTCGGCAGGGAGCGACTCGACGACACTAAGAAACCCGTCCGACTGCGACCCCCCGAGTCCTCGACAGCCACCGGCTTACGGAGCTGaaggcgcgccgccgcagtacCAGGAGGAGCTTGTATCGGGGGCAAAAAGCAAGGCAAAGCGGCGGAAGACGTTGCTAGTCCGGCTTCTCACATCGATCTTCATCACAGTCCTTGTATCGCTcatcgtcgcggcggtggtgggaaGGATACATGACAGACaaaacaacaacgacgatgccgcgcaAAACACGTCATCGACAGCGAC GCAAAGCGTCGCACGATTCACCATGTCGAGCGATCCGACGACCTTGCCAGAGTCGGCGATGCCTTTGAGCACAactgcggctgcgacggcggccccgaCCACGTTTTCCacagtgacgacgacgcgcagcgTGGCAGCTCCAAATCCGACGTTGCCTCCTCTGACGACAGTCGACTGTGCGTCCCTGGCTCGCCTGAGTGGCGCGACACCCGTAACAAGCATCCAACAGACGCCCACAGCGCGAGATCGCAAGATACAAGTCACCGAGGCCGCACAGCCTAGCGACGATGGATCCGAAATGACGGGGGTGTCTATATACGAGTACGGCGGGTGCCTCTGGGCAAAGGCTTCGTACAAGTTTGGTGTTGGAGACAGTCTGGCGTACCGGTGCACCGTGGCTTGTCCTCCAGAGAAACGTGATGGACAGGGGGCGAGCGGAGTGGAATTTTAA
- the PUS1 gene encoding tRNA pseudouridine synthase 1, variant 2 (COG:J~EggNog:ENOG503NVYM), producing MRAWRPTTNLLPKMVRRLSSVAMPRPTPIPPRRAASPPLLAMPLRRTLATEGSPPRSAQMSVEQSETPRREAKESKKRQKQDDWREYKRRKTNSQGDLIESEAKNPFSKEEIAAEERRPKRKVAVMIGYSGTGYKGMQVNGDEPTIERDLFRAFIDAKAISKANADDPRKSSLARCARTDKGVHAAGNVISLKLIIEDEDIVEQINSHLPEQIRVWGIQRTNNSFNCYQYCDSRWYEYLMPSYCLLPPHPATYLGKKLAELTKEYGAEEKVGAQMVDVKDFWSDVEEKEVKPILAALDPDTRAQVLERLHVSDEDAKAEADAEAPASSKEEPTTEEKDAGQSSTDAAAEPKPVLTTHKPKHRTLGPVDFALRDIKAAYVAAKRRYRIGTERLQRLQAALDKYVGTNNFHNYTVQKPFSDPSAKRHIKSFVVSPQPVIIGDTEWLSLKVHGQSFMMHQIRKMVGMVSLMVRCGTDLDRVTESYGNRKIAIPKAPGLGLLLERPVFENYNRRATDLLDKPEIDFSKYEEPLEAFKKKHIYTRIFDVEEKENTFHSFFNQIDQFKSNHFLWLTAGGLSVAEISKSEGKVQEEVDKELGDEDEDPEGGEG from the exons ATGCGAGCATGGCGGCCGACAACGAACCTCCTGCCGAAAATGGTGCGCCGGCTGAGCAGCGTGGCAATGCCACGACCGACGCCAATCCCAccgcgacgagcagcgagcccgccgctgctggcgatgCCACTGCGGCGAACTCTGGCGACAGAGGGCAGCCCTCCAAGAAGCGCGCAAATGTCGGTCGAGCAGAGCGAAA CTCCTAggcgcgaggccaaggagtCCAAGAAGCGCCAGAAGCAAGACGACTGGCGCGAGTACAAGCGACGCAAGACCAACTCCCAGGGAGACTTGATCGAGAGCGAGGCCAAGAACCCCTTCTCTAAGGAGGAGAttgcggccgaggagcgacGTCCCAAGCGCAAGGTCGCCGTCATGATCGGCTACTCGGGCACGGGCTACAAGGGCATGCAGGTCAACGGCGATGAGCCCACCATCGAGCGCGACCTGTTCCGCGCCTTCATcgacgccaaggccatcTCCAAGGCCAATGCCGACGACCCGCGGAAATCAAGCCTGGCACGTTGCGCCCGAACGGACAAGGGCGTGCACGCGGCCGGCAATGTCATCAGCCTCAAGCTCATcatcgaggacgaagacATTGTCGAACAGATCAACTCTCACTTGCCGGAGCAGATTCGCGTCTGGGGCATTCAGCGCACAAACAACAGCTTCAACTGTTACCAGTACTGCGACTCTCGGTGGTACGAGTATCTGATGCCCAGCTACTGCCTGCTTCCTCCCCACCCGGCGACGTATCTGGGCAagaagctggccgagctgaCCAAGGAGTATGGCGCGGAGGAGAAGGTGGGCGCCCAGATGGTAGACGTCAAGGACTTCTGGTCTGacgtggaggagaaggaggtgaAGCCGATCCTTGCCGCTCTGGATCCCGATACCAGGGCGCAGGTTCTTGAAAGGCTGCATGTGTCTGATGAGGATGCCAAGGCGGAGGCTGACGCAGAGGCACCTGCTTCGAGCAAGGAAGAACCTACGACGGAAGAGAAAGACGCCGGGCAGAGTTCCACAGACGCGGCAGCGGAGCCCAAGCCTGTCCTTACCACCCACAAGCCTAAGCATCGCACACTTGGCCCTGTCGACTTCGCCCTGCGcgacatcaaggccgccTACGTCGCTGCGAAGCGCCGCTACCGCATCGGCACGGAACGTCTGCAGCGACTGCAGGCGGCTCTCGACAAATACGTCGGCACCAACAACTTCCACAACTATACCGTTCAGAAACCTTTCTCCGACCCTTCGGCTAAGCGACACATCAAGTCGTTTGTTGTCAGCCCGCAGCCTGTCATTATTGGTGACACGGAATGGCTTTCGCTCAAGGTCCACGGTCAAAGCTTCATGATGCACCAGATCCGCAAGATGGTCGGCATGGTCAGTCTCATGGTGCGATGCGGCACGGACCTCGATCGCGTCACTGAGAGCTACGGAAACCGCAAGATTGCGATTCCCAAGGCTCCAGGGttggggctgctgcttgaGCGACCCGTGTTCGAAAACTATAATCGCCGAGCCACTGATTTACTGGACAAACCGGAGATTGATTTTAGCAAGTACGAGGAACCGTTGGAGGCGTTCAAGAAGAAGCACATTTACACACGCATCTTTGACGTGGAAGAGAAGGAAAACAC GTTCCATTCTTTCTTTAACCAGATAGACCAGTTCAAGTCGAACCACTTCCTGTGGCTGACGGCCGGTGGGCTGAGCGTCGCTGAGATATCCAAGAGCGAGGGCAAGGTACAAGAGGAGGTGGACAAGGAGCTTggtgatgaggacgaggaccccgagggaggagagggctAG
- the PUS1 gene encoding tRNA pseudouridine synthase 1 (COG:J~EggNog:ENOG503NVYM), producing MAADNEPPAENGAPAEQRGNATTDANPTATSSEPAAAGDATAANSGDRGQPSKKRANVGRAERKREAKESKKRQKQDDWREYKRRKTNSQGDLIESEAKNPFSKEEIAAEERRPKRKVAVMIGYSGTGYKGMQVNGDEPTIERDLFRAFIDAKAISKANADDPRKSSLARCARTDKGVHAAGNVISLKLIIEDEDIVEQINSHLPEQIRVWGIQRTNNSFNCYQYCDSRWYEYLMPSYCLLPPHPATYLGKKLAELTKEYGAEEKVGAQMVDVKDFWSDVEEKEVKPILAALDPDTRAQVLERLHVSDEDAKAEADAEAPASSKEEPTTEEKDAGQSSTDAAAEPKPVLTTHKPKHRTLGPVDFALRDIKAAYVAAKRRYRIGTERLQRLQAALDKYVGTNNFHNYTVQKPFSDPSAKRHIKSFVVSPQPVIIGDTEWLSLKVHGQSFMMHQIRKMVGMVSLMVRCGTDLDRVTESYGNRKIAIPKAPGLGLLLERPVFENYNRRATDLLDKPEIDFSKYEEPLEAFKKKHIYTRIFDVEEKENTFHSFFNQIDQFKSNHFLWLTAGGLSVAEISKSEGKVQEEVDKELGDEDEDPEGGEG from the exons ATGGCGGCCGACAACGAACCTCCTGCCGAAAATGGTGCGCCGGCTGAGCAGCGTGGCAATGCCACGACCGACGCCAATCCCAccgcgacgagcagcgagcccgccgctgctggcgatgCCACTGCGGCGAACTCTGGCGACAGAGGGCAGCCCTCCAAGAAGCGCGCAAATGTCGGTCGAGCAGAGCGAAA gcgcgaggccaaggagtCCAAGAAGCGCCAGAAGCAAGACGACTGGCGCGAGTACAAGCGACGCAAGACCAACTCCCAGGGAGACTTGATCGAGAGCGAGGCCAAGAACCCCTTCTCTAAGGAGGAGAttgcggccgaggagcgacGTCCCAAGCGCAAGGTCGCCGTCATGATCGGCTACTCGGGCACGGGCTACAAGGGCATGCAGGTCAACGGCGATGAGCCCACCATCGAGCGCGACCTGTTCCGCGCCTTCATcgacgccaaggccatcTCCAAGGCCAATGCCGACGACCCGCGGAAATCAAGCCTGGCACGTTGCGCCCGAACGGACAAGGGCGTGCACGCGGCCGGCAATGTCATCAGCCTCAAGCTCATcatcgaggacgaagacATTGTCGAACAGATCAACTCTCACTTGCCGGAGCAGATTCGCGTCTGGGGCATTCAGCGCACAAACAACAGCTTCAACTGTTACCAGTACTGCGACTCTCGGTGGTACGAGTATCTGATGCCCAGCTACTGCCTGCTTCCTCCCCACCCGGCGACGTATCTGGGCAagaagctggccgagctgaCCAAGGAGTATGGCGCGGAGGAGAAGGTGGGCGCCCAGATGGTAGACGTCAAGGACTTCTGGTCTGacgtggaggagaaggaggtgaAGCCGATCCTTGCCGCTCTGGATCCCGATACCAGGGCGCAGGTTCTTGAAAGGCTGCATGTGTCTGATGAGGATGCCAAGGCGGAGGCTGACGCAGAGGCACCTGCTTCGAGCAAGGAAGAACCTACGACGGAAGAGAAAGACGCCGGGCAGAGTTCCACAGACGCGGCAGCGGAGCCCAAGCCTGTCCTTACCACCCACAAGCCTAAGCATCGCACACTTGGCCCTGTCGACTTCGCCCTGCGcgacatcaaggccgccTACGTCGCTGCGAAGCGCCGCTACCGCATCGGCACGGAACGTCTGCAGCGACTGCAGGCGGCTCTCGACAAATACGTCGGCACCAACAACTTCCACAACTATACCGTTCAGAAACCTTTCTCCGACCCTTCGGCTAAGCGACACATCAAGTCGTTTGTTGTCAGCCCGCAGCCTGTCATTATTGGTGACACGGAATGGCTTTCGCTCAAGGTCCACGGTCAAAGCTTCATGATGCACCAGATCCGCAAGATGGTCGGCATGGTCAGTCTCATGGTGCGATGCGGCACGGACCTCGATCGCGTCACTGAGAGCTACGGAAACCGCAAGATTGCGATTCCCAAGGCTCCAGGGttggggctgctgcttgaGCGACCCGTGTTCGAAAACTATAATCGCCGAGCCACTGATTTACTGGACAAACCGGAGATTGATTTTAGCAAGTACGAGGAACCGTTGGAGGCGTTCAAGAAGAAGCACATTTACACACGCATCTTTGACGTGGAAGAGAAGGAAAACAC GTTCCATTCTTTCTTTAACCAGATAGACCAGTTCAAGTCGAACCACTTCCTGTGGCTGACGGCCGGTGGGCTGAGCGTCGCTGAGATATCCAAGAGCGAGGGCAAGGTACAAGAGGAGGTGGACAAGGAGCTTggtgatgaggacgaggaccccgagggaggagagggctAG
- a CDS encoding uncharacterized protein (COG:S~EggNog:ENOG503P8SD) → MDRSQPQSSNLMDIHNRLVADILTRYRTLMMLATVQAEGDRNNATPEAMAVAGISIKMEFDGLYSSIKELLTLSRRIKELWVFGPLGKADPDRVAKEAQIERDVAAVADLANGLEAANMRALAERHGGAWERLTKDEPERIAAGAPAGEQ, encoded by the exons ATGGACCGCTCACAGCCACAGTCGTCCAATCTCATGG ACATCCATaaccgcctcgtcgcagaCATCCTCACGCGCTACCGCACTCTCATGATGCTCGCCACGGtccaggccgagggcgaccgCAACAATGCCAcccccgaggccatggccgtggctggcATATCCATCAAGATGGAGTTTGACGGACTG TATTCATCCATAAAGGAACTCCTCACCCTCTCGCGCCGCATCAAGGAGCTCTGGGTCTTTGGTCCCCTCGGCAAGGCGGATCCAGACCgcgtcgccaaggaggcACAGATTGAGCGTGATGttgcggccgtcgcggaccTCGCCAACGGCCTGGAGGCGGCGAACATGCGTGCCCTGGCGGaacggcacggcggcgcctgggAGAGGCTCACCAAGGATGAACCCGAGCGTattgccgccggcgccccgGCCGGTGAACAGTGA